Proteins encoded within one genomic window of Brassica rapa cultivar Chiifu-401-42 chromosome A09, CAAS_Brap_v3.01, whole genome shotgun sequence:
- the LOC103836919 gene encoding mediator of RNA polymerase II transcription subunit 12 yields the protein MQRYHPANCTSAVNNSATGGGSSGRSDSSSIGNYSLNSRRPPPLTPYKLKCEKDGLNSRLGPPDFHPPTATSPEENLTKEYAQSGYKETVDGLKEADEIILTHFHTFSKPVVIKCKEAVRKCFRAINESRALKRKAGQVYGVPLSGSLLCKPGFPELRSCGEETKKKWIESLSQQHKRLRSLADNIPGYKRKTLFEVLIRNNVPLPRATWFIKVTYLNQVRPSSGSILSGAPDKTQITRCEQWTKDVVDYLQYLLDELLSRNNSYPSQQTRDRSPQMLYTGSIQKISPASASLYGEETSLHFKWWYMVRLLQWHLAEGLLLPNLIVDWVLRLLQEKEIFETLQLLLPIVYGVLESIVLSQTYVQNLVAIAVRFIQEPAPGGSDLVDNSRRAYTLSALTEMIRYLVLAAPDTFVASDCFPLPPSIAACGPNDVSYASKAYENLEKLRSNSAEISTQFQGRGVDSRFEFLSFDYTISTVQRSADDLAKIASAGYPQHNGAKAVQALDKALSDGDIRAAYGYLFKDLCNGAVEETWIAEVSPCLRTSLRWIGAISASFVCSVFFLIEWATCDFRDFRDRVPKDIKFSGRRDCSPVHLVIQLLKQKSLGGEFAARRGQNHRSNFLGVSKPSGSMDAFESPGPLHDIIVCWIDQHEVHRGGAKRLQLLVFELIRSGIFNPVAYVRQLILSGMIDVIQPAVDLERRMRHHRILKQLPGCFVHATLEEAQFLGGYKLSEAVRIYSNERRLLLRELLVGKGKHVNTLALSDQKSKKKSTSFPLVDLPRTFDAMGDSEGLRKHTKSSVDIRELKERIAALLQFPRMSCGVTSPVPDEFQSSVKGSIGSVYSKVDQLEATPGCEDCRKAKRPKMDDEKSSWSSSIISDEEDNWWIKKGLKTVEPSLKVDPPIELTKQVPRGRQKMARKTQSLAQLQATRIEGSQGTSTSHVCDSKVSCPHHGHGVEGENHWVVDVFRTSTPVDIVSVGNSLKQLQFVDKRSIAVWLTTVVRQLIEESEKSSVKVGQFNKAAPVEESRITRWKLGADELSAILFLMDLSLDLVLVAKFLLWLLPKGNSSPNFAIQGGRNLVIMPRDGENNTCEVAEAILVSSLRRYENILLSADLVPETMTALMARAASLMSSNGKISGSAALVYARYILKRYGSLPSVVEWHGNFKATCEKRLLSELDHTRPGNGEYGIPLGVPAGVDNPDEYLRKKITRPSRVGLTMREGVQRKVEEATQYLRKLMGTGTMKASSPAEKNDYGYQVAQQIVVGLMDCIRQTGGAAQEGDPSLVSSAVSAIINSIGISMAKNSDLSVHPSGVGSSNIARYVLQIHITCLCLLKEALGERQSRVFEIALATESSTALSGAFAPGKGSRSSQHQLSPESFDSNANITTNDMPNGSGKIPLSRATKVTAAVSALVIGAITHGVITLERIVGLLRLREYLDFVQFVRRTKSSSNGSARSVGASKMENPVEVYVHWFRLLVGNCKTVSEGLVLELVGESSVVAVSRMQRMLPLKLVFPPAYSILAFVLWRPFVSNGNSNSGVHDDTHRLYQSLTMAFHDVIKHLPFRDVCLRDTQGLYELIVADSTDAEFASVLELNGLDMHLKAVAFAPLRARLFLNSLIDCKVPSCGYSHEGGGVSEAAKNRHQGNGTSLVDKLVSVLDCLQPAKFHWQWIELRLLLNEQALTEKLENHDMPLTDAIRSSCPTSNEKSEASENEKNFIQILLTRLLVRPDAVPLFTEVVHLFGRSVEDSMLKQAEWFLAGQDVLFGRKTIRQKLIIVGESKGLPTKPQFWKPWGWCNNSSSDPITGNMAAAGKKRKLETVTSMEEGEVIEEGLGSKKLLLDEKNRLCFGVTTERAFVKLVLPCIDQSSDESRSTFVNELVKQFSNIEQQVSSVTNRITKHMGTASSGSTEVSSSKGSTRKGLRGGSPSLARRSATTNTTDTVPPPPPSPAALRSSMSLRLHFLLRLLPVICREPSFRNTRHTLASTIVRLLGSRVVYEDSSPRNDLSKSETESTTDPSSMADLSNEVLFDRLLFVLHGLLSNHQPNWLKPRSSSSNESSKDFTLFDRDAAESLQNELSRMHLPDTIRWRIQAAMPTLLPSLRCSLSCQPHSVPPTALTLVQPSGSAAAGLNQRNSPAIPKTVTAAGQGKLKQTMLSQSQQQQEAENTDVVVDPWTLLEDGTSSGPSSSNPLNNSDMGNVRATCWLKGAVRVRRTDLTYIGSVDEDS from the exons ATGCAAAGGTACCATCCTGCAAACTGCACTAGTGCAGTCAACAATAGCGCTACAGGTGGTGGTTCATCAGGTCGATCTGATTCCTCTTCCATTGGAAACTACTCCTTAAACTCCAG GAGGCCACCACCGTTGACACCCTACAAGTTGAAATGTGAAAAGGACGGTCTCAACTCCCG ACTTGGACCGCCTGATTTTCATCCTCCAACAGCAACTTCTCCCGAAGAGAACCTAACCAAAGAGTATGCTCAGTCTGGATACAAGGAAACTGTTGATGGACTTAAG GAAGCCGATGAGATTATATTGACTCATTTCCATACTTTTTCCAAGCCTGTTGTCATAAAGTGCAAAGAG GCTGTCAGAAAGTGTTTTAGAGCTATCAATGAGTCTCGCGCACTGAAGCGCAAG GCTGGTCAGGTTTATGGGGTGCCTCTCTCCGGTTCGCTTCTATGTAAGCCTGGATTTCCAGAACTAAGATCCTGTGGGGAGGAGACGAAGAAAAAATGGATTGAG aGTTTATCACAACAGCACAAGCGATTGCGCTCTTTGGCTGATAACATTCCTGGATATAAGAGAAAAACCTTATTTGAAGTCCTCATAAGGAACAATGTTCCGTTACCGAGAGCTACTTGGTTTATAAAAGTGACTTATCTTAACCAG GTCCGACCTAGTTCCGGGTCTATTCTTTCAGGGGCACCTGACAAAACACAAATTACTCGGTGTGAGCAATGGACAAAAGATGTTGTTGACTACCTGCAATACCTCTTGGATGAACTTCTGTCACGGAATAATTCATATCCTTCTCAGCAAACTAGAGATAGATCGCCACAGATGCTTTATACAGGATCAATTCAAAAGATAAGTCCAGCATCAGCAAGTCTTTACGGTGAGGAAACATCTCTGCATTTTAAGTGGTGGTATATGGTGCGTCTTCTACAGTGGCACCTTGCGGAGGGGCTTCTTCTTCCTAATCTCATTGTTGATTGGGTTCTCAGACTCTTACAG GAAAAGGAGATCTTTGAGACTTTGCAGTTGTTACTCCCCATTGTATACGGTGTTTTAGAGAGCATTGTTCTCTCTCAGACATATGTGCAGAATCTTGTGGCTATTGCTGTCCGTTTCATCCAAGAACCTGCTCCTGGTGGATCCGATCTTGTTGATAACTCCCGACGAGCCTATACTCTCTCTGCTTTAACTGAAATGATTCGCTACTTGGTACTGGCTGCACCCGACACATTCGTTGCTTCAGATTGCTTCCCACTACCTCCTTCCATAGCAGCATGTGGACCCAATGACGTGAGCTATGCATCAAAAGCATATGAGAATCTGGAAAAGCTGAGAAGTAATTCTGCAGAGATTTCTACCCAGTTTCAAGGGAGAGGAGTTGATTCTCGTTttgagtttctttcttttgattaTACCATTTCAACGGTTCAGAGAAGTGCAGATGATTTGGCAAAGATAGCTAGCGCTGGCTATCCTCAACATAACGGGGCTAAAGCTGTTCAGGCATTGGATAAAGCTTTATCGGACGGAGATATCAGAGCTGCTTACGGTTATCTCTTTAAAGACCTCTGCAACGGAGCCGTCGAGGAGACCTGGATTGCTGAAGTCAGTCCATGCTTAAGAACATCTCTTAGATGGATAGGGGCTATTAGCGCATCCTTTGTTTGCTCCGTTTTTTTCCTTATTGAATGGGCGACATGTGATTTTAGAGATTTCCGGGATCGTGTGCCTAAAGATATCAAGTTCTCTGGCAGAAGAGATTGTTCTCCGGTGCATTTAGTAATTCAGCTTCTGAAGCAAAAAAGTCTGGGTGGGGAATTTGCAGCTCGCAGAGGACAGAACCATCGCAGCAATTTTCTTGGTGTTTCTAAACCTAGCGGGTCGATGGATGCATTTGAAAGTCCGGGCCCATTACATGATATCATAGTCTGTTGGATTGATCAGCACGAGGTACACAGGGGTGGAGCAAAGCGCTTGCAGTTACTCGTTTTTGAACTTATACGTTCTGGAATCTTTAATCCCGTAGCATACGTGAGACAACTCATACTTAGTGGAATGATTGATGTGATTCAACCTGCTGTTGATCTTGAAAGGAGAATGAGGCATCATCGCATACTGAAACAGCTACCTGGTTGTTTTGTACATGCCACCTTAGAGGAAGCACAATTTTTAGGAGGATATAAGCTTTCTGAGGCTGTGAGAATATATTCAAATGAACGGCGCCTTCTTCTGCGAGAGTTGCTTGTTGGTAAAGGTAAACATGTCAATACTTTAGCTCTGTCAGATCAGAAGTCAAAGAAAAAATCCACTTCATTTCCTTTGGTTGATTTGCCAAGGACGTTTGATGCCATGGGCGATAGTGAGGGACTTCGAAAACATACCAAGAGCAGTGTAGATATTAGAGAACTGAAGGAGCGCATAGCAGCCCTGCTGCAGTTTCCCCGTATGTCTTGCGGTGTGACAAGCCCAGTACCAGATGAATTTCAAAGTAGTGTTAAGGGATCAATTGGATCTGTGTATAGCAAGGTGGATCAACTAGAAGCTACACCAGGGTGTGAAGACTGTAGAAAAGCAAAAAGACCGAAAATGGATGATGAAAAGAGCTCTTGGAGTTCATCAATTATATCAGATGAAGAAGATAACTGGTGGATCAAGAAGGGATTGAAAACAGTGGAGCCTTCTCTGAAGGTTGATCCTCCGATAGAGTTGACTAAACAAGTACCGAGGGGTAGGCAGAAAATGGCGCGTAAAACACAATCTCTGGCTCAACTACAAGCTACTAGGATTGAAGGTAGCCAGGGCACTTCAACTAGTCATGTTTGTGATAGTAAAGTAAGCTGTCCTCATCATGGCCATGGAGTGGAAGGAGAAAACCATTGGGTGGTTGATGTGTTTAGAACTTCTACCCCTGTGGATATTGTATCTGTTGGAAACTCTTTGAAGCAGCTACAGTTTGTTGATAAGCGGTCTATTGCGGTTTGGCTTACAACTGTGGTTCGGCAACTTATTGAAGAGTCCGAAAAGAGCAGTGTGAAAGTTGGGCAGTTCAACAAAGCTGCTCCAGTTGAAGAGAGTAGGATAACGAGGTGGAAGCTTGGGGCAGACGAGCTATCTGCCATATTATTTCTCATGGATCTCTCTCTGGATTTGGTTTTAGTGGCTAAATTTCTTCTTTGGTTATTGCCAAAGGGCAACAGTAGTCCAAATTTTGCCATTCAAGGTGGGAGAAACCTTGTAATTATGCCAAGGGACGGTGAAAACAACACGTGTGAAGTAGCGGAAGCTATTCTAGTATCATCACTTAGGAG GTATGAAAATATTCTACTGTCAGCAGATCTTGTTCCTGAGACCATGACAGCTTTGATGGCACGTGCTGCATCACTTATGTCCAGTAATGGAAAGATTTCTGGATCAGCAGCCTTAGTTTATGCTCGCTATATATTGAAAAGATATGGAAGCCTTCCCAGTGTGGTGGAATGGCATGGCAATTTCAAAGCAACATGTGAAAAGAGGCTTCTTTCTGAACTTGATCATACGCGACCAGGAAACGGTGAGTATGGAATCCCCCTTGGGGTTCCAGCAGGAGTAGATAATCCAGATGAGTATTTACGTAAAAAAATCACTCGTCCTTCAAGAGTGGGCTTGACTATGAGAGAAGGTGTGCAACGAAAAGTTGAAGAGGCAACTCAGTATCTCAGAAAACTCATGGGTACTGGTACCATGAAAGCCTCCTCACCTGCTGAGAAGAATGATTACGGGTATCAGGTGGCTCAACAAATTGTAGTTGGGCTAATGGACTGCATTAGACAGACTGGCGGTGCAGCTCAAGAGGGTGATCCCTCTTTGGTTTCTTCTGCGGTTTCTGCAATAATAAACAGTATAGGGATTTCCATGGCAAAGAATTCAGATCTCTCTGTTCATCCATCTGGCGTAGGTTCATCTAATATCGCACGATATGTTCTGCAAATCCATATAACCTGTCTGTGCCTTCTTAAGGAAGCTCTTGGAGAGCGACAAAGCCGAGTCTTTGAAATAGCGCTTGCAACAGAAAGTTCCACTGCTCTTTCTGGAGCCTTCGCCCCTGGGAAGGGATCCCGAAGTAGTCAGCACCAGCTCTCTCCTGAATCCTTTGATTCAAATGCGAACATCACCACAAATGATATGCCTAATGGTAGTGGAAAAATACCGCTGAGCAGAGCAACAAAAGTTACTGCAGCTGTATCTGCACTTGTTATTGGTGCTATCACACATGGCGTTATAACTCTTGAGAGGATCGTTGGTTTGCTGAGACTAAGGGAGTACTTAGATTTTGTTCAGTTTGTAAGGCGTACAAAATCGAGTTCTAATGGCAGTGCTAGGTCTGTGGGAGCCTCTAAAATGGAAAACCCTGTTGAAGTTTATGTACATTGGTTCAGACTTCTCGTTGGTAATTGCAAAACTGTTTCGGAAGGGCTTGTTTTGGAGCTTGTGGGAGAATCTTCCGTGGTGGCTGTATCGCGTATGCAGCGCATGCTTCCGCTGAAATTGGTCTTCCCACCAGCGTATTCTATTCTTGCTTTTGTTCTGTGGAGGCCTTTTGTTTCGAATGGTAACTCTAACTCCGGCGTCCATGATGACACTCACCGCCTTTATCAGTCTTTAACAATGGCCTTCCACGATGTGATTAAACACCTTCCTTTCCGAGATGTGTGTTTGAGAGACACCCAGGGACTTTATGAACTGATAGTTGCTGATTCCACAGACGCTGAGTTTGCATCTGTACTTGAGTTGAATGGTTTGGATATGCACCTGAAAGCCGTGGCCTTTGCTCCTCTTCGTGCACGTCTTTTCCTAAATTCATTAATTGATTGTAAGGTGCCTTCCTGTGGTTACTCCCACGAAGGAGGAGGAGTTAGTGAAGCAGCAAAAAACCGACACCAGGGAAATGGAACAAGTCTTGTGGACAAGCTCGTATCTGTATTAGATTGCCTGCAACCTGCAAAGTTTCACTGGCAGTGGATTGAACTCAGGCTGCTTCTAAACGAACAAGCACTAACTGAGAAACTTGAAAATCACGACATGCCTTTGACAGATGCAATACGATCTTCCTGTCCTACCTCTAATGAGAAGTCTGAAGCCTCTGAGAATGAGAAAAATTTCATTCAAATCCTCCTCACAAGGTTGTTAgtgagacctgatgcggttccACTTTTCACGGAAGTGGTTCATCTCTTCGGTAGATCGGTTGAGGACTCAATGCTGAAGCAAGCTGAATGGTTTCTAGCAGGTCAAGATGTTCTTTTTGGACGAAAAACAATCAGGCAAAAGCTGATTATAGTAGGTGAAAGCAAAGGACTTCCCACGAAACCTCAGTTTTGGAAACCTTGGGGTTGGTGCAATAACTCCAGTTCTGATCCTATCACGGGAAACATGGCAGCAGCAGGGAAGAAAAGGAAGTTGGAAACTGTTACTTCTATGGAAGAAGGAGAAGTGATCGAAGAAGGGTTGGGTTCAAAAAAGCTATTATTAGATGAGAAGAATCGTCTCTGCTTTGGGGTTACAACTGAGAGGGCTTTTGTTAAGCTAGTGCTACCATGCATAGATCAAAGCTCTGATGAATCTAGAAGTACCTTTGTGAATGAGTTGGTAAAGCAGTTTAGCAATATTGAGCAGCAGGTAAGTTCTGTTACCAACCGCATCACTAAACACATGGGAACTGCTTCATCTGGGTCTACTGAGGTTTCATCAAGTAAAGGAAGTACTCGGAAGGGCCTTCGTGGTGGTAGCCCTAGTTTAGCAAGAAGATCCGCAACAACAAATACTACTGACACCgtgccaccaccaccaccttccCCTGCTGCTTTGAGATCTTCTATGTCTTTGCGGTTGCATTTTCTGCTAAGATTACTGCCTGTCATCTGCAG GGAACCGTCGTTTAGGAACACGAGACACACACTTGCGTCTACTATAGTTCGTCTGCTTGGAAGCAGGGTAGTTTATGAAGATTCATCTCCGCGTAATGACTTATCAAAGTCGGAGACAGAATCAACAACAGATCCATCTTCCATGGCAGATCTTTCTAATGAAGTCTTATTTGACCGTTTACTGTTTGTACTCCATGGGCTGTTAAGCAATCACCAGCCAAATTGGCTAAAGCCAAGGTCTTCTTCCTCTAATGAATCATCCAAAGACTTTACCTTGTTTGATCGTGATGCAGCGGAGAGCTTACAG aatgAGCTTTCGCGGATGCACTTACCAGACACCATTAGATGGCGGATTCAAGCAGCAATGCCAACCCTCCTTCCTTCTCTGCGTTGCTCTCTCTCGTGTCAGCCACATTCTGTTCCGCCAACCGCACTCACACTTGTTCAACCATCGGGATCTGCTGCTGCTGGTCTCAATCAAAGAAACTCCCCTGCCATACCAAAAACCGTAACAGCAGCAGGGCAAGGGAAGTTGAAGCAGACGATGTTGTCACAGTCTCAGCAGCAGCAAGAAGCGGAAAACACGGATGTGGTTGTCGACCCATGGACGCTTTTGGAAGACGGGACGAGCTCAGGTCCATCAAGCAGCAATCCTTTAAACAACAGTGACATGGGCAATGTTCGAGCCACATGCTGGCTAAAAGGTGCAGTGAGGGTCAGACGTACTGATCTCACATACATTGGTTCAGTGGATGAAGACAGCTGA
- the LOC103836920 gene encoding uncharacterized protein LOC103836920 — MAKKTQRRAASRDQLGCMWGFMNMFTFRHGPLSPKLLVDQNHHAAGNHNELDKSNKCRDKAAQDTLVSNVGEERNVKITIIKPSVKKLIAEELFNDKELKKQRENAEAGQLSDSELEGRRRKNHRRKNKTRKNSCDNFSHINTTNTEEPQVHRRTKKSHHASERSVDIDNMIEEFYSEIHRRSTSLAKNHKQDDYKEKLRELIKFLISQKLLHGNRPKENSEILTSKDLMEVFQILGSDEELFLKLLQDPEILVPRQKGEESLSLSGASEQSSLADKRRSSSFFRRKDTPQEVTDDKACEASSDRIYILKPGFSSPDTAPDSHLMRNKLQNERNSSHFFLSEIKRKLKQAIRKEQPGLQRERRFPKNVPTKDHFFLERMAKPSTSQKNNEDDRKQRVSNIYTEAKKHLSEMLNNGDLDSNITSRQVQRTLGRILSLPEYLSPLSSPGRRWEKSSTSHRKSASADYINAVNIKKETPVSQPEDAIIKSADTQACDLRKETDNAVESLQPTVCEPSEKSVDVEDGTANEDKVSAAGSADDVMITNEIGIVTEEASSTLVSDLSKAAAQDEQTSHEENQPPLASSVASPSHCLAKSESSAIIDVPEWSSPISVLEPLFIEDDVSPSKMRSQSDEPQVQPWCIHFDDKEDSAAKSREDAVKSITSDKELVFKYVKAVVDAVVSDFEELYLKAQFSDQLLEPALISNVPFCPNQLCHDHELLFDCINEVIMELCCCPPWASFVTPRTRVFSTVKSIVHEVQEAVYWHLLPLPLPRALDQIVRKDMAKAGNWLDIRCEIDCIGFETSELILEELLEEVALNCLNNTEHSLLPAELKIDESILVL; from the exons ATGGCCAAGAAAACTCAACGGCGTGCAGCTTCTCGGGATCAGTTAGGCTGCATGTGGGGTTTTATGAATATGTTCACTTTCCGCCATGGACCACTCTCTCCCAAGCTCCTTGTTGACCAAAACCATCATg CTGCTGGAAATCATAATGAGCTTGACAAGTCCAACAAATGCCGCGACAAGGCTGCTCAAGACACCCTTGTAAGCAATGTTGGTGAAGAACGCAATGTGAAGATTACGATTATAAAGCCAAGTGTGAAGAAACTCATAGCTGAAGAGTTGTTCAACGACAAGGAACTCAAGAAGCAGAGAGAGAATGCGGAAGCAGGACAGTTGTCAGACTCTGAGCtcgaaggaagaagaaggaaaaacCATAGGAGAAAAAACAAGACCCGCAAGAATAGCTGCGATAACTTTAGCCATATAAACACAACTAACACTGAAGAGCCTCAAGTTCACCGCAGAACTAAGAAGAGCCATCATGCTTCCGAAAGGAGTGTTGACATTGATAACATGATTGAAGAGTTCTATTCAGAGATTCATCGCAGAAGTACAAGCCTTGCTAAGAACCACAAACAGGATGATTATAAAGAAAAACTGAGGGAGCTGATCAAGTTTTTAATCAGCCAGAAGCTTCTACATGGGAACCGTCCCAAGGAAAACAGCGAAATCCTTACATCTAAGGACTTGATGGAAGTGTTTCAGATTCTTGGATCTGATGAGGAGTTGTTTCTCAAACTTCTTCAAGATCCAGAGATACTTGTGCCAAGACAGAAAGGAGAAGAAAGCTTGAGCTTGTCAGGGGCATCAGAACAATCTTCTCTCGCTGATAAGAGACGGTCTAGCAGCTTTTTCAGGAGGAAAGATACACCACAAGAAGTGACTGATGATAAAGCATGTGAAGCTTCTTCAGACAGGATTTACATTCTGAAGCCAGGCTTTTCAAGTCCAGACACAGCTCCTGATTCTCATTTGATGAGAAACAAACTGCAGAACGAGAGAAACAGTTCGCATTTCTTCCTTTCTGAGATCAAGAGGAAGCTGAAACAAGCAATCAGAAAGGAGCAGCCTGGACTCCAGCGTGAGAGACGGTTTCCTAAAAATGTGCCAACTAAAGATCATTTCTTTCTCGAGCGGATGGCAAAGCCTTCAACATCTCAGAAGAACAATGAAGATGATAGAAAGCAAAGGGTGTCTAACATTTACACAGAGGCCAAGAAACATCTGTCCGAGATGTTAAACAATGGAGATCTTGATTCGAACATAACAAGCAGACAGGTTCAAAGAACCTTAGGAAGAATACTCTCTCTTCCTGAGTACCTGTCTCCTCTAAGCAGCCCGGGAAGAAGGTGGGAAAAGAGCTCAACTTCACACAGGAAGTCTGCTTCCGCGGATTACATAAATGCTGTGAACATCAAGAAAGAAACTCCTGTGAGCCAACCAGAGGATGCAATAATAAAAAGTGCTGATACTCAGGCCTGTGATCTACGCAAAGAAACTGACAATGCTGTCGAGTCTCTCCAACCAACCGTATGTGAACCTTCTGAAAAAAGTGTGGACGTTGAGGATGGAACCGCTAACGAAGATAAAGTTTCTGCTGCAG GTTCTGCAGATGATGTAATGATTACCAATGAGATAGGTATAGTTACAGAGGAAGCAAGCTCTACTTTGGTTAGTGACTTATCCAAAGCTGCAGCTCAGGATGAACAG ACCTCTCATGAAGAGAACCAACCACCACTGGCTTCCTCTGTGGCCTCACCATCTCACTGTTTAGCTAAAAGTGAATCATCAGCTATTATCGATGTTCCGGAATGGTCAAGCCCAATATCAGTTCTTGAGCCACTCTTCATTGAAGATGATGTAAGCCCATCAAAAATGAGATCTCAGTCTG ATGAGCCACAGGTGCAACCTTGGTGTATCCACTTCGATGATAAAGAAGATTCTGCAGCTAAAAGCCGAGAGGATGCTGTCAAATCCATCACAAGTGACAAGGAATTGGTGTTTAAGTATGTAAAAGCTGTGGTGGATGCAGTAGTGTCAGATTTTGAAGAGCTCTATCTGAAGGCGCAATTCTCTGATCAGCTTCTTGAACCCGCACTTATCAGCAATGTACCATTCTGTCCAAACCAGCTTTGCCATGACCATGAGCTTCTCTTTGACTGCATCAACGAAGTTATCATGGAGCTCTGCTGTTGCCCTCCTTGGGCTTCCTTTGTTACACCAAGAACCAGAGTCTTCTCTACCGTCAAAAGCATCGTTCACGAGGTTCAAGAAGCGGTCTACTGGCATCTCTTGCCGCTGCCACTCCCTCGCGCGTTGGATCAAATAGTTAGGAAAGATATGGCTAAAGCTGGAAACTGGTTAGACATCAGATGTGAGATTGACTGCATTGGCTTTGAAACTAGTGAATTGATTCTAGAGGAATTACTTGAAGAGGTCGCTCTTAACTGCCTCAACAACACTGAGCACTCTCTGCTTCCAGCTGAGTTGAAGATCGATGAGAGCATCCTTGTTCTATAA